One stretch of Candidatus Dependentiae bacterium DNA includes these proteins:
- a CDS encoding ATP-binding protein — MFKRDLESTLLEYSRFPVIAILGPRQSGKTTLAIETFKNHRYTSLEDLKTRELAQDDPEKFLRLYENEHGIIIDEFQNVPKILSYIQLEVDTKKRPGYFVLTGSQNFLMNQAISQSLAGRVGILTLLPLSVHEMGVNNLIGKSVDQVIFNGFYPRVYAENFPPLQLYPSYIQTYVERDVRQLSNVGDLNTFKKFVKLCAGRIGQLLNLSELAMVCGMSVPTMQRWISILEASYIIFLLQPYANNFSRRVIRHPKIYFYDTGLACNLLDIESPERLAIDRLRGSIFENFIVADLYKQYFNFGKQPPIYFWRDKNGAIEVDCVIDEGRRLFPIEIKSSESIALNFFTNLEKWNALAQAASIPLGKSHIIYAGEKSQGWEDWGTLGWKDMGLFIEQIRKET, encoded by the coding sequence ATGTTTAAAAGAGATCTTGAATCGACACTTCTAGAATATAGCCGCTTCCCGGTCATTGCCATTTTGGGTCCTCGACAATCAGGAAAAACCACCCTTGCTATTGAAACTTTTAAAAATCACAGGTACACCTCTCTTGAAGACTTGAAAACTAGAGAACTTGCACAAGATGATCCAGAAAAATTTCTGCGGCTCTATGAAAATGAGCATGGCATCATCATTGATGAATTCCAAAATGTCCCCAAAATACTTTCCTACATACAATTGGAAGTTGATACAAAAAAAAGGCCTGGATATTTTGTACTCACTGGATCCCAAAATTTTTTAATGAATCAAGCCATCAGTCAATCGCTTGCTGGGCGCGTTGGCATTTTAACACTTCTTCCGTTATCTGTTCACGAAATGGGTGTAAATAATCTAATCGGCAAGTCGGTTGACCAAGTTATTTTTAATGGATTCTATCCTCGTGTTTATGCTGAAAATTTTCCTCCACTCCAATTATATCCGTCATACATTCAAACGTATGTTGAACGTGACGTTCGTCAATTATCTAATGTTGGCGATCTGAATACATTCAAAAAATTTGTAAAATTATGTGCTGGTCGTATAGGACAACTGCTGAATCTTTCTGAACTTGCGATGGTATGCGGCATGAGCGTGCCAACCATGCAGCGTTGGATTTCAATTCTTGAAGCAAGTTATATTATTTTTCTTCTGCAGCCCTATGCAAATAATTTTAGTAGACGAGTAATTCGTCACCCAAAAATCTATTTTTATGATACAGGACTCGCTTGTAATCTGCTTGATATAGAATCTCCTGAACGACTAGCTATTGATAGACTTCGTGGCAGCATATTTGAAAATTTCATTGTAGCAGACCTTTATAAACAGTATTTCAACTTTGGTAAGCAGCCACCAATCTATTTTTGGCGTGATAAAAATGGAGCAATAGAAGTCGATTGCGTTATCGATGAGGGACGACGATTATTTCCTATCGAAATCAAATCGAGTGAATCGATAGCATTAAATTTTTTTACCAATCTTGAAAAATGGAATGCTCTTGCGCAAGCGGCCTCAATTCCTCTTGGTAAAAGCCACATCATTTATGCGGGTGAAAAATCACAAGGGTGGGAAGACTGGGGAACACTTGGATGGAAAGATATGGGATTATTTATTGAACAAATTCGAAAAGAAACGTAA
- the murJ gene encoding murein biosynthesis integral membrane protein MurJ: MNLHLSKKSILKKTFQVGSLTLLSRILGIIRETLQVRYFGVGAVSDAFITAFKMPNFFRHVFAEGALSASFVPAIVGSVKQGKQEESNGLMTLSFLFFEGIILLMYVGVLFNTEFIAKLIAPGFSEEQIAYTIPFLRILFPFLLFISSSALLAGALQAVNHFFAPAFGPSLMNMFYVVTLIGCLAYKLPPTVLCFGILMGGIAWMMMHVYFFIRKGFFFGAITPGAIKAFKNVLTKFLPCLFGVSIFEINLFIGGMVASYLPQGSVSLLYYGSRFMNIPLGIFAVALSSILLPHFSRTVLYAPKRLSFYLLEVTKLVSWVILPATLYFLFVSRNFFEHVLLSKKATAFQIDQAVVILMIYIMGLWFFCMNKILLNLFYSMKDTWSSTIASGVSAGVNVLGDLAWIYIFFKYDLTNVGPYGIAATAVLAGATLSMGCFSFLKVRHQFTFYFGNFINFLWRYLVQLSMGTALFYCIYSLAQCYFATTAWAQFFATGLGYWPLTGGLALAIMLLMHRTKKIFGIKVYFLELKEVL; this comes from the coding sequence ATGAACCTACATCTCAGTAAAAAATCAATTCTGAAAAAGACTTTTCAAGTTGGTAGTCTTACATTGTTAAGTCGAATTCTTGGCATTATTCGCGAAACGCTCCAAGTGCGCTATTTTGGTGTTGGAGCTGTTTCAGACGCATTTATTACCGCATTTAAAATGCCCAATTTCTTTCGGCACGTTTTTGCAGAGGGAGCACTGAGTGCTTCGTTTGTTCCTGCAATTGTGGGCTCAGTTAAGCAAGGCAAACAAGAAGAATCAAACGGTCTCATGACGCTTTCGTTTCTTTTCTTTGAAGGCATCATCTTACTGATGTACGTTGGCGTGCTCTTTAACACAGAATTTATTGCAAAGCTTATTGCGCCAGGTTTTTCAGAAGAGCAAATTGCTTACACCATTCCTTTTTTACGCATACTCTTTCCGTTTCTTCTTTTTATTTCAAGCAGTGCCTTGCTCGCAGGTGCTTTGCAGGCGGTGAATCATTTTTTTGCACCGGCCTTTGGTCCGTCGCTTATGAACATGTTCTATGTCGTAACGTTAATTGGATGCTTGGCATACAAGTTGCCGCCAACCGTTTTGTGCTTTGGCATTTTGATGGGTGGTATCGCGTGGATGATGATGCATGTTTACTTTTTTATACGAAAAGGTTTCTTCTTTGGTGCGATAACTCCTGGAGCAATCAAAGCCTTTAAAAATGTTTTAACTAAATTTTTACCCTGCCTATTTGGGGTAAGTATTTTTGAAATTAACCTTTTTATTGGTGGTATGGTTGCATCATATTTGCCTCAAGGATCGGTATCACTTCTCTACTACGGAAGCCGTTTTATGAATATTCCGCTTGGAATTTTTGCCGTAGCACTTTCAAGTATTTTACTGCCTCATTTTTCACGCACTGTTTTGTATGCTCCTAAGCGTTTGAGTTTTTATCTTCTTGAAGTAACCAAACTTGTTTCTTGGGTTATTTTGCCTGCAACGCTTTATTTTTTATTTGTTTCACGTAACTTTTTTGAGCATGTTCTTTTGTCAAAAAAAGCGACTGCATTTCAGATCGATCAAGCGGTTGTTATTTTGATGATCTACATTATGGGTCTCTGGTTTTTTTGCATGAATAAAATTTTATTGAACCTGTTTTATTCAATGAAAGATACCTGGTCTTCAACCATAGCTTCCGGTGTATCTGCCGGCGTAAACGTGCTGGGTGATCTTGCTTGGATTTATATTTTCTTTAAATATGATTTAACCAATGTCGGCCCGTACGGGATTGCAGCAACTGCTGTGCTTGCCGGTGCAACGTTGAGTATGGGCTGTTTTTCATTTTTAAAAGTACGTCATCAATTTACTTTTTACTTTGGTAACTTTATCAATTTTTTATGGCGTTATCTCGTGCAATTGAGCATGGGCACGGCTCTTTTTTATTGTATCTATTCACTTGCCCAATGCTATTTTGCTACAACAGCCTGGGCACAATTTTTTGCAACAGGTCTTGGTTATTGGCCGTTGACCGGCGGCTTAGCGCTTGCAATTATGTTGCTGATGCATCGCACCAAAAAGATTTTTGGCATCAAAGTTTATTTCTTGGAGTTAAAAGAAGTTCTTTAA